In Brassica rapa cultivar Chiifu-401-42 unplaced genomic scaffold, CAAS_Brap_v3.01 Scaffold0583, whole genome shotgun sequence, one DNA window encodes the following:
- the LOC117130600 gene encoding agamous-like MADS-box protein AGL80 has product MGRPKVKLAWVEERKRRATVCQRRMKELIQMAEELTIVCDMSACLVFYNRKNGKLVVWPSLEEAQSLIDCYNALPETERNMKADDEESSFIKTITKEIEKKLELSRKAIRS; this is encoded by the coding sequence ATGGGAAGACCAAAAGTGAAGTTGGCTTGGGTCGAGGAACGAAAGAGAAGAGCTACTGTTTGCCAGCGGAGAATGAAAGAATTGATTCAAATGGCTGAAGAACTAACCATCGTTTGTGATATGAGTGCATGTTTGGTCTTTTACAACCGTAAAAATGGTAAGCTGGTGGTGTGGCCATCTCTGGAGGAGGCTCAATCTCTCATCGACTGCTATAACGCATTACCGGAAACCGAGAGGAACATGAAGGCGGATGATGAAGAGTCATCATTCATCAAGACCATTACCAAGGAGATCGAGAAGAAACTAGAGCTTTCTCGGAAGGCTATCAGGAGTTGA
- the LOC117130599 gene encoding conserved oligomeric Golgi complex subunit 7-like, translating into MAGRASLDVAAIRLVDVPEKARKLLNLLEQSKDPRFHALPLASQRVAAFEDTVNKLVYDILISKVRQRLGEVSRLPIWSSVEEQTAFALPNFSSYPQAYVTSVG; encoded by the exons ATGGCTGGACGAGCTTCCCTGGATGTGGCAGCTATTCGGTTGGTTGATGTTCCGGAGAAGGCTCGCAAACTCCTAAACCTGTTGGAACAG tcaAAAGATCCAAGGTTCCACGCACTGCCTTTGGCATCTCAGAGAGTAGCTGCGTTTGAGGACACAGTGAACAAACTTGTATATGACATCCTCATATCAAAAGTCAGGCAAAGACTCGGGGAAGTATCTCGcctaccaatctggtcttctgTGGAGGAACAAACTGCGTTTGCTCTACCAAACTTCAGCTCATACCCTCAGGCTTACGTTACAAGCGTTGGATAA